Genomic window (Paraglaciecola psychrophila 170):
CGCATAATGGATAAGGTGCTTTCAGTTACGCGCTGGGAATTTATGCGCAACTTTAAATGGAAACAGGAATTAATAGGCTATTTTTTAATGTTATTAATCTATGCAGCAATTTTTGCTGTTCAGATGTGGAGCCAATCAAGCACCCAGAAAACCGTTAGTTTAGCCGTTATAAGTCAAGTTAGAGACTGAACTAAACAGTAAATTTGTACTGTCTTCGCCAGATATTAGCATCGAAGAGCAACAACTATTCGAGAAGATGGCTGAATTATCGCTGGAAAATATATTAAAGGTTGAGCAGTCAGAAGAGTTTATTCTGTATATTGCTCAGCAAAGTTTTTGGCAACAAGAATTAGAACAAGCACTGGTTGCTGAACAAAAAATATATTGTTAAGGGCGATGGACATTAGCCCGGAACAATTAGAAAAATTACAGAACCCGATATTCATGACGTTTGTAAATCAAGCAGAAGAAGTGATGGGCAGCAGTGTAAAAGTGCTTGGACTGCTTGCAGCCATCTTAAGTGCGATGACCGTTTTAACTAGCTTTGGTTTATCACTCACTTCTGTGACACAAGAAAAACAACACTGTATTATCGAACAATTACTCACCTGCATAAGCCATCAAGAATGGGGCGACGGCAAAGCATTAGGCCTGTGTCTGTCGAGTATTAAAAGACTGTTGACCACATGTTTTATGATGGCAATTGTGTTTACTGGCGTCGCCGTTTTTTAGACGGTGGTAGCGAAATTATGAATGTGTCATCCACAGTAGTAATACAGATTTTAATTTTTTGTGTAACAGGTGTGCTGTTTTGGAATTATGTAATTGTTGGTTTTGCTGCGACCATAGATGACCCTAATCACTCAGGGAAAACTGGGTTGATGTTGCTACCCATGTTACCGGTTATGTTAGTTTTTATTGTTATGGGAGAACCCAATGGCCAGGTAACCAAAGTATTGTCTTTAGTGCCTCTTACCTCTGTCAGCTTTATGCCTATGCGTATCGTTTCAATGAGTGTGCCAGTCTGGCAAGTCGGTTTATCATTGGTATTCTTAGTGGTGGGCGTCTACTACGTTCGTTTATTTGCCGCCAGAGTGTTTAGACCCAACATCACCTTGTTTGGTAAGGAGCCAGATTGGGCGGATATTTAGCGTTGTATGTTAAAAAGCAATCCATAGTGATTCATTAAAAGCTGAACAAAAGCTCAGCTTTTAATGATGATGGCATAGTTTAACGCTCAATCACTGCATTGTGATACACGTGTTGCACATCGTCACAGTCTTCTAGCATATCCATAAATTTATCAAAAGTAGCTACATCATCACCACTAACAACAGATTCTGTTTGTGGAATAAAGGTGATTTCATCTGCTTCAAATTCAATATCGGGGCTATCATCGGTCAGTGCAGTCCGAGTATTATTGTATTCTGTGTGAGGAGCATAAACAGTGACCATTCCTTCTTCACACTCTACTTCGGTGACATCAACATCAGCCTCCATCAACGTTTCGAGTACCGCATCTTCATCATCGCCTTTAAAGGCAAATACAGCTTGATGATCAAACACATGACCTACTGAACCTTCGACACCTAATTTAGCGCCTGTTTTAGTAAAACAATTTCGTACATCAGTTATAGTACGATTGTTGTTGTCGGTTAAACAATCAACAATCACCATACACCCACCAGGACCGAAGCCTTCATAACGAGCAGGTACATAATCTTCACCCGCGCCGCCCGCTGCTTTGTCAATTGCCTTGTCAATAACATGACTGGGAACTTGGTCTTTTTTAGCTTTTTCGATTAGCCGACGAAGCGCCAAATTTGCTTGGGGATCTATGCCACCATTTTTAGCAACTACATAAATTTCTTTGCCATATTTAGAATAGACTTTGGTTTTCGCTCCAGCGGTCTTAGCCATAGAGATTTTGCGTACTTCGAACTTTCTTCCCATTTATGTATTCTCTTCTAATAGTTATTCACTTCTAACGGGTTTAGCGCTACTGGCTTACCCCGATTAGATTTAATATGAAGGATTTTACAGATATTCAAGTCAGATAACAAAACCCATTCGACAATTCACCTTTTTGTTAAGGAACATGCTGTGATGCAAGGTATTCATGAGATTGCATTTCTTTTAACCTACTTAAGCAACGTCTAAATTCAAAATTAAGTTGGCCATCTAAATAAAGAGTTTCCATGGACACCTCAGCTGACATAATCAACTTAACATTTCGCTCATAAAATTCATCCACCATAGCAATAAAACGCCGAGCAATATCATCGGTGGTTCGTCCCATCTGCTCTACATTAGCAATTAATACAGTGTGATATAGGCGACTTATTTCCATATAGTCAGTTTGGCTTCTGGGGCCATCACAAATATCACGAAACTCAAACATCACAACCCCGTCAGCATAATGTAACGTTGGGATCATCCGACCTTCAACTTGTATTTCTTGATTTTCAGACCCTAGTTCGGGGGCTAGTTGTATAAAATATTTATGCAAATTTTGATTGGATTTTTCATCTAATGGATAATGAAAAATCTCCGCCTGCTCTAGGGTTCTCAGGCGGTAATCCACACCACTATCTACATTAACAATACGTGTATTTTGATTGATTAATTCAATCGCTGGTAAAAACCTTGCTCGCTGCAAACCATTACGATACAGCTCATCTGGTAAAATGTTTGAAGTGGCAACTAACACTATCCCATGACCAAAAAGCTCTTCCATCAAGGTGCCTAAAATCATTGCATCTGTTATGTCAGAAACAAAAAACTCATCAAAACAAATCACTTTGGTCTCTTTGGCGAACGTTTTTCCTATTGTTTTTAATGGGTCTGGTTGACCTTCTAATGTTTTCAGTTCTTGATGCACTCTATGCATAAAGCGGTGAAAATGGATGCGCATCTTTCTTTTAAAAGGTAAACATTCATAAAAGGTGTCAACCAGGTAGGTTTTGCCGCGCCCTACTCCTCCCCAAAAATATACCCCTTGAATACTAGGTTTACGCATCCCTTTACCAAACTTACTCTGTAACTTTACTCTCCACGTAAGCTTTATCTCAGGATGTGTTAATTCATCATACAATCGTTGTAATTCTTTAACTGCGTTTTCCTGCGCGGCATCATATAGAAATTCAGGGTGTTGTAGATCGCTTTGATATTTTTGCCATGGTGTAAACTCAATCATTCTTTGGTACTTTTCCTTTCACATGTGGGTGTTTTTAACACTTGAATACAAATAAAA
Coding sequences:
- a CDS encoding YebC/PmpR family DNA-binding transcriptional regulator — protein: MGRKFEVRKISMAKTAGAKTKVYSKYGKEIYVVAKNGGIDPQANLALRRLIEKAKKDQVPSHVIDKAIDKAAGGAGEDYVPARYEGFGPGGCMVIVDCLTDNNNRTITDVRNCFTKTGAKLGVEGSVGHVFDHQAVFAFKGDDEDAVLETLMEADVDVTEVECEEGMVTVYAPHTEYNNTRTALTDDSPDIEFEADEITFIPQTESVVSGDDVATFDKFMDMLEDCDDVQHVYHNAVIER
- a CDS encoding ABC transporter permease family protein, with amino-acid sequence MDISPEQLEKLQNPIFMTFVNQAEEVMGSSVKVLGLLAAILSAMTVLTSFGLSLTSVTQEKQHCIIEQLLTCISHQEWGDGKALGLCLSSIKRLLTTCFMMAIVFTGVAVF
- the zapE gene encoding cell division protein ZapE, with the translated sequence MIEFTPWQKYQSDLQHPEFLYDAAQENAVKELQRLYDELTHPEIKLTWRVKLQSKFGKGMRKPSIQGVYFWGGVGRGKTYLVDTFYECLPFKRKMRIHFHRFMHRVHQELKTLEGQPDPLKTIGKTFAKETKVICFDEFFVSDITDAMILGTLMEELFGHGIVLVATSNILPDELYRNGLQRARFLPAIELINQNTRIVNVDSGVDYRLRTLEQAEIFHYPLDEKSNQNLHKYFIQLAPELGSENQEIQVEGRMIPTLHYADGVVMFEFRDICDGPRSQTDYMEISRLYHTVLIANVEQMGRTTDDIARRFIAMVDEFYERNVKLIMSAEVSMETLYLDGQLNFEFRRCLSRLKEMQSHEYLASQHVP
- a CDS encoding ABC transporter permease family protein, whose product is MNVSSTVVIQILIFCVTGVLFWNYVIVGFAATIDDPNHSGKTGLMLLPMLPVMLVFIVMGEPNGQVTKVLSLVPLTSVSFMPMRIVSMSVPVWQVGLSLVFLVVGVYYVRLFAARVFRPNITLFGKEPDWADI